One segment of Thamnophis elegans isolate rThaEle1 chromosome 16, rThaEle1.pri, whole genome shotgun sequence DNA contains the following:
- the LOC116519480 gene encoding uncharacterized protein LOC116519480, translated as MLLGGLGRMEPLCKYLNQGCCDKNKIKSWKCQPGKCPNNVSLSNFPRGGMFACKTSIQGSETPLFSSKDHCANFNFFFVAIIKSQAGQRPENISTEAEEEVSVEENQDLILSCAFELGKDASVFTVYWFKGLNLSKCLYSASNEYGHTLFDISYNINCCIDEALRDRGIKNVTTSEEGHRKQTHHQMRNQVTIPNSTTADNGSYFCVVAAYNPGFTWTIERRVSVTVTVRKAPPPNFYLQISLGAIGGALLLMAGLILLLCCLRKAKGKPLENQQRDQTAVATEDCSPYAVSGRSDLSGQETVYSLAMSPGEAPSSRCFSSQSKPDPAVQHGENVEVLYSKVAKDRDGPSLASDSSV; from the exons ATGCTTCTTGGTGGATTGGGAAGAATGGAACCTCTCTGCAAGTATTTGAATCAAGGGTGCTgcgataaaaataaaattaagtctTGGAAATGTCAGCCTGGAAAGTGCCCCAACAACGTTTCCCTGAGCAATTTCCCCAGAGGTGGAATGTTTGCATGCAAAACCTCGATCCAGGGAAGCGAAACCCCTTTATTTTCTTCAAAAGATCACTGCGCAAACTTCAATTTCTTTTTTGTAGCCATAATAAAGAGCCAAGCAG GGCAGAGGCCCGAAAACATTTCTACAGAAGCCGAGGAAGAGGTCTCCGTTGAGGAAAACCAAGACTTGATCCTTTCGTGTGCATTTGAACTGGGAAAGGACGCAAGCGTTTTCACCGTGTATTGGTTTAAAGGACTCAATCTGAGCAAGTGCCTCTATTCGGCTTCGAACGAATATGGCCACACGCTCTTTGACATTTCCTACAACATCAACTGCTGCATCGACGAGGCGTTAAGAGACCGAGGGATCAAGAACGTCACAACTTCAGAGGAGGGACATCGAAAGCAGACACACCACCAGATGCGAAACCAGGTTACAATCCCCAACAGCACCACGGCAGACAATGGAAGCTACTTCTGTGTGGTGGCCGCTTATAATCCAGGATTCACGTGGACAATAGAACGGAGGGTAtctgtgactgtgactgtgaggAAAG CACCGCCACCCAACTTCTATCTCCAGATCTCCCTAGGAGCCATTGGGGGAGCCCTGCTTCTGATGGCCGGCCTCATTTTGCTCCTGTGCTGCCTGAGAAAAGCAAAAG GAAAGCCACTGGAAAATCAACAAAG GGACCAGACTGCAGTGGCTACAGAAGATT GTTCCCCATATGCTGTTTCTGGTCGCAGTGACCTTAGTGGACAAGAAACGGTTTATTCTCTAGCCATGAGTCCCGGGGAAGCCCCATCTTCGCGGTGTTTCTCATCACAGAGCAAGCCAGATCCTGCGGTGCAACATGGAGAAAATGTGGAAGTTCTCTATTCTAAAGTTGCTAAGGACAGAGACGGTCCCTCCTTGGCCTCTGATTCCAGCGTATGA